Proteins from a genomic interval of Deltaproteobacteria bacterium:
- a CDS encoding hemolysin III family protein, translating to MYYGEKFNSITHLVGAVSALVGFGALLAVSIQQRDPLLILSFTIFGLTLVLLYTMSTLYHSFHPPNLKKLFQKFDHISIYLLIAGTYTPYMLISLSNGNGPIMLAFVWGLALVGLLFDTLIPRRIEVLQLPIYLVLGWVCILEYSNLKAVIPMPGMVWLTIGGAAYTAGVIFYVLDDMNKLPHAHGIWHLFVLLGSMSHFISIVGYVRS from the coding sequence ATGTACTATGGTGAAAAATTCAATAGCATTACTCATCTGGTAGGCGCCGTCTCGGCGCTTGTCGGGTTTGGCGCCTTGCTGGCTGTCAGCATCCAGCAGAGAGACCCCCTGTTAATCCTGAGTTTTACCATATTTGGGCTTACACTGGTCCTTCTCTACACCATGTCTACCCTCTATCACAGTTTTCATCCCCCTAATCTAAAAAAGTTATTTCAAAAATTTGATCATATTTCAATTTACCTGCTTATTGCCGGTACCTATACGCCCTATATGTTGATATCGCTCAGTAACGGCAATGGTCCCATTATGCTTGCCTTTGTCTGGGGACTTGCCCTTGTCGGTTTACTCTTCGACACCTTAATCCCGAGACGAATTGAAGTGCTGCAATTGCCCATTTATCTGGTCCTGGGCTGGGTGTGCATACTGGAGTATTCCAACCTTAAGGCGGTTATCCCCATGCCGGGCATGGTGTGGCTTACCATTGGCGGTGCGGCCTATACGGCAGGCGTCATATTTTATGTTTTAGACGATATGAACAAGCTGCCCCATGCCCATGGAATTTGGCACTTATTTGTCCTCCTGGGTTCTATGAGCCATTTCATCTCTATTGTTGGATATGTGAGATCGTAG
- a CDS encoding Cj0069 family protein, whose protein sequence is MKTHVVIFEARGGTDKGAYGYRPDSKAIIDSLKKRDWTSEIIFYDDESRGEIFMYTVEKAGAYISRVNPGNLKDETAYFQLLRELVKRGIQGLPHPDVMVNYGAKNAIEKFKGTDIVPNDVYTYYDFDTFKENFPKALKKGTRVLKQNRGSAGEGIWRVEILNNSNKKSKKGLLDTIVKCTEAADNHVEKMPLGEFIDFCVQYLDGKNGMLLDMPFLERITEGEIRLFMLRNKVVNIVHKKPAETPDAFSATLFSGAKYTYESPEKWPELVKLMEGNIPMLRERLGDFDVPLIWTADFILDTCKKSGDDKYILGEINSSCVGFSTHLELSEDVADEIIRLMDAESIMNKRWMAFKN, encoded by the coding sequence ATGAAAACGCATGTTGTAATATTTGAAGCAAGAGGTGGCACAGATAAAGGCGCATATGGTTACAGACCGGATTCAAAAGCAATAATTGACTCTCTGAAAAAAAGAGATTGGACATCGGAAATAATTTTTTACGATGACGAAAGCAGAGGTGAAATTTTTATGTACACTGTGGAAAAAGCCGGCGCCTATATTAGCCGCGTTAACCCGGGTAACCTTAAAGATGAGACAGCCTATTTTCAATTGCTGAGAGAGCTGGTAAAAAGGGGAATACAAGGGTTGCCACACCCTGATGTAATGGTAAATTATGGAGCAAAGAATGCTATTGAAAAATTTAAGGGCACCGATATCGTTCCAAATGATGTCTACACATATTATGACTTTGATACCTTTAAAGAGAACTTTCCCAAAGCATTAAAAAAAGGGACTAGAGTGCTGAAACAAAACCGGGGATCAGCCGGTGAGGGAATATGGAGAGTGGAGATTTTAAATAACTCAAACAAGAAATCAAAAAAAGGCCTTCTCGATACAATAGTCAAATGCACTGAAGCTGCAGATAATCATGTTGAAAAGATGCCCTTAGGTGAATTTATCGATTTTTGCGTCCAATATCTCGATGGAAAGAATGGAATGCTTCTGGATATGCCTTTTTTAGAGAGAATCACGGAGGGAGAAATAAGGCTTTTCATGTTAAGAAACAAGGTTGTGAATATTGTTCATAAAAAACCTGCCGAGACTCCTGACGCCTTTTCCGCCACACTATTTTCTGGTGCAAAGTATACTTATGAATCTCCTGAGAAGTGGCCGGAACTTGTGAAACTTATGGAGGGAAATATTCCCATGTTAAGAGAACGGCTGGGAGATTTTGATGTGCCATTAATTTGGACAGCCGATTTCATACTCGACACTTGTAAAAAATCAGGAGATGACAAATATATACTTGGTGAAATAAATTCGTCATGCGTCGGTTTTTCGACTCATCTGGAGCTTAGTGAAGATGTTGCAGATGAAATAATCAGGTTAATGGACGCCGAGTCGATAATGAACAAAAGATGGATGGCTTTTAAGAATTAA